In Mercurialis annua linkage group LG5, ddMerAnnu1.2, whole genome shotgun sequence, a single genomic region encodes these proteins:
- the LOC126681255 gene encoding exocyst complex component EXO70A1-like translates to MVVAVSTMGVDSLTERAAKMREALLKSQTITDNVVTILGSFDSRLSTLETAMRPTQIRTHAIRKAHENIDKTLKSAEVILAQFDISRQAEAKILKGPHEDLESYLAAIDQLRSNIRFFSSSNGFKSSEAVLNNASSLLAKAISKLEEEFRQLLASYSKAVESDRLFECLPESMQPSSGSPLNHNGGRNHSEQHNSNLENGGFKHLTLIPPRILPLLHDLAQQMVQAGHQQQLLKIYGDTRSSVLEQSLQKLGVEKLSKEDVQKMQWEVLEAKIGNWIHFMRIAVKVLFAGERRVCDQIFDGFDALRDQCFAGCTANSVSMLLSFGEAIARSKRSPEKLFVLLDMYEIMREIHSEVEALFKGKACTEIQESTFGLTKRLAQTAQETFGDFEEAVEKDATKTAVLDGTVHPLTSYVINYVKFLFDYQSTLKQLFQEFDSGGETSSQLASVTMRIMQALQTNLDGKSKQYKDTALTHLFLMNNIHYMVRSVRRSEAKDLLGDDWVQRHRRIVQQHANQYKRNAWAKILQCLSAQGLTSSGGGSAVPGEGGSGSGASRGLIKDRFKTFNMQFEELHQKQSQWTVPDTELRESLRLAVAEVLLPAYRSFVKRFGPLVESGKNPQKYIKYSAEDLERMLGEFFEGKTLNEPRR, encoded by the exons ATGGTGGTAGCAGTGTCAACGATGGGGGTGGATTCGTTAACGGAAAGAGCGGCCAAGATGAGAGAAGCTCTGCTAAAGAGCCAAACAATAACTGATAATGTAGTCACTATTCTTGGCTCTTTTGATAGCCGCCTTTCTACTCTTGAAACCGCTATGCGTCCTACCCAG ATAAGAACACATGCTATAAGGAAAGCTCATGAGAATATTGATAAGACTTTGAAATCAGCAGAGGTTATATTGGCTCAATTCGATATCTCTCGGCAG GCAGAGGCGAAAATACTTAAAGGACCACATGAGGACTTGGAAAGCTATCTAGCGGCCATTGATCAGCTAAGAAGCAATATTCGATTTTTCAGCAGTAGTAATGGCTTTAAAAGTAGTGAGGCAGTGCTCAATAATGCAAGTAGCTTACTTGCTAAAGCTATCTCAAAGCTAGAAGAGGAGTTTAGGCAGCTATTAGCATCTTACAG CAAAGCTGTGGAGTCTGATCGTCTCTTTGAATGCCTTCCTGAATCAATGCAACCATCCTCTGGATCACCTTTAAATCATAACGGCGGAAGAAATCATTCTGAGCAGCATAATAGTAATTTAGAGAATGGGGGTTTCAAACATCTTACTCTCATTCCTCCAAGGATTCTTCCTTTGTTGCATGATTTAGCCCAACAAATGGTTCAAGCTGGACACCAGCAGCAATTACTTAAAATTTACGG GGATACCCGCTCTTCAGTTTTAGAACAAAGCCTCCAAAAGTTAGGAGTAGAAAAACTCAGCAAAGAGGATGTGCAAAAGATGCAATGGGAGGTATTGGAGGCCAAGATTGGGAACTGGATTCATTTCATGCGAATTGCT GTCAAAGTCCTTTTTGCTGGGGAAAGGAGGGTTTGTGATCAAATATTTGATGGGTTTGATGCTCTTCGAGATCAGTGTTTTGCTGGATGTACTGCTAATAGTGTCTCAATGCTTCTTAGTTTTGGGGAGGCAATTGCCAGAAGCAAAAGGTCACCTGAAAAGTTATTTGTACTTCTGGACATGTATGAAATTATGAGAGAAATTCATTCAGAG GTTGAGGCTCTTTTCAAGGGTAAAGCTTGCACAGAAATTCAGGAATCTACATTTGGTTTAACTAAAAGGCTTGCTCAAACAGCTCAAGAAACATTTGGCGATTTTGAAGAAGCAGTTGAAAAGGATGCAACAAAGACAGCTGTATTGGATGGGACTGTCCATCCTCTGACAAGCTATGTGATTAACTACGTAAAATTTCTCTTTGA CTACCAATCAACCCTGAAACAACTCTTTCAAGAATTTGATAGTGGAGGTGAAACAAGCTCCCAGTTAGCTTCTGTGACAATGCGAATAATGCAGGCACTTCAAACCAATCTCGATGGAAAATCTAAGCAGTACAAAGATACAGCTTTGACTCACTTATTTCTCATGAATAATATTCACTACATGGTCAGATCTGTGCGCAG ATCTGAAGCCAAGGACTTGTTAGGGGATGATTGGGTTCAAAGACACAGAAGGATTGTACAACAACATGCAAATCAATACAAAAGGAATGCGTGGGCAAAg aTTCTCCAATGCCTCTCTGCACAAGGCTTGACCTCATCTGGGGGTGGTAGTGCAGTACCTGGTGAGGGAGGAAGTGGAAGTGGAGCTTCAAGAGGATTGATCAAAGACAG GTTTAAGACTTTCAATATGCAATTCGAGGAGCTTCATCAAAAACAATCTCAATGGACTGTTCCTGACACTGAGTTACGAGAGTCTCTAAGGCTAGCAGTTGCTGAAGTCCTGTTACCTGCCTACAGATCatttgtgaaacgttttgg GCCTCTCGTGGAGAGTGGGAAGAACCCCCAGAAGTACATTAAGTACTCAGCAGAGGATCTGGAGAGGATGCTGGGCGAATTTTTTGAGGGGAAGACGTTAAATGAGCCCAGGCGATAG